One region of Streptomyces subrutilus genomic DNA includes:
- a CDS encoding ABC transporter transmembrane domain-containing protein, whose amino-acid sequence MKTPDAKRPPLGAPPAAAGGGSDILRTALRRNIGAMAGGTVLMGLYQAGETAFPIALGLIVEHTMRGERSLGALALSIAALAVIITTVSLSWRFGMRILQKANTTEAHRWRVKVADCGLQPVARDVDLKSGEVLTIATEDADQTADIIEVVPLLVSSLVAVLVAAVALGLADLRLGLLVIVGTALILSVLSVMSRRIGSSTREQQARVARAGAKVADLITGLRPLHGFGGNHAAFRSYRKVSTEAKRQAVTVAVANGAYAGTAMALNAALAAAVTLTAGWLAFDGRITIGELVMAVGLAQFIMEPLRMFSDMPKYVMMARASAERMALVLVAPPATTPGPERPAEGGDLELDCVRYGTLRALKFQVAGGEFVAVAAYQPRAAADLAAVLSLKVPPEAYEGAVRISGQEIAELSVEAVRAHMLVNPYDAEIFAGTLRTNIDPSGTSGSVDEAVEASMLTDVVALHREGLDHAVRDRGANLSGGQRQRLSLARALAADTDVLVLHDPTTAVDAVTEQLIARNIAALRRGRTTLVITSSPALLDAADRVLVLDDGVVTAEDTHRNLLATDEAYCRSVAR is encoded by the coding sequence ATGAAAACTCCTGACGCGAAGCGGCCCCCTCTGGGGGCACCCCCGGCGGCAGCCGGGGGAGGGTCCGACATCCTGCGCACCGCCCTGCGCCGCAACATCGGCGCCATGGCCGGGGGCACCGTCCTCATGGGCCTCTACCAGGCCGGTGAGACCGCCTTCCCGATCGCGCTCGGCCTGATCGTCGAGCACACGATGCGAGGGGAGCGCAGCCTCGGCGCGCTCGCCCTGTCGATCGCCGCCCTGGCCGTGATCATCACGACGGTCTCCCTGTCGTGGCGGTTCGGCATGCGCATCCTGCAGAAGGCCAACACCACCGAGGCGCACCGCTGGCGGGTCAAGGTCGCGGACTGCGGGCTCCAGCCGGTGGCCAGGGACGTCGACCTCAAGTCCGGCGAGGTCCTGACCATCGCCACCGAGGACGCCGACCAGACGGCCGACATCATCGAGGTGGTGCCGCTGCTGGTCAGTTCGCTGGTCGCGGTACTGGTCGCGGCGGTCGCGCTCGGGCTGGCCGACCTCCGGCTCGGCCTGCTCGTGATCGTGGGAACCGCCCTGATCCTGTCGGTCCTGAGCGTGATGTCCAGGCGGATCGGCTCCAGCACCCGCGAACAGCAGGCCAGGGTGGCCCGGGCGGGCGCGAAGGTCGCCGACCTGATCACCGGCCTGCGCCCGCTGCACGGCTTCGGCGGCAACCACGCGGCCTTCCGCTCCTATCGGAAGGTCAGCACCGAGGCGAAGCGGCAGGCCGTCACGGTGGCGGTGGCGAACGGTGCGTACGCGGGCACCGCCATGGCCCTCAACGCCGCCCTCGCCGCCGCCGTGACCCTGACGGCGGGATGGCTGGCCTTCGACGGCAGGATCACCATCGGGGAACTCGTCATGGCCGTCGGGCTGGCGCAGTTCATCATGGAACCGCTCAGGATGTTCTCGGACATGCCCAAGTACGTGATGATGGCGCGCGCCTCGGCCGAGCGGATGGCCCTGGTGCTGGTCGCGCCGCCCGCCACGACCCCCGGCCCGGAGCGTCCGGCCGAGGGCGGGGACCTCGAGCTCGACTGCGTCCGGTACGGAACCCTGCGCGCGCTGAAGTTCCAGGTGGCCGGCGGCGAGTTCGTGGCGGTCGCCGCCTACCAGCCGCGTGCGGCGGCGGACCTCGCCGCGGTCCTGTCCTTGAAGGTGCCGCCCGAGGCGTACGAGGGCGCGGTGCGGATCAGCGGGCAGGAGATCGCCGAGCTGTCGGTCGAGGCGGTCCGCGCGCACATGCTGGTCAACCCGTACGACGCGGAGATCTTCGCGGGCACCCTCCGCACGAACATCGACCCGTCGGGCACCAGCGGATCGGTGGACGAGGCCGTCGAGGCCTCCATGCTGACCGATGTCGTCGCCCTGCACCGCGAGGGACTGGACCACGCGGTCCGCGACCGCGGCGCGAACCTCTCCGGCGGGCAGCGCCAGCGGCTTTCCCTGGCCCGCGCCCTGGCCGCCGACACCGACGTCCTCGTCCTGCACGATCCGACGACGGCGGTGGACGCGGTCACCGAGCAGCTCATCGCGCGCAACATCGCCGCACTGCGCCGGGGCCGCACCACCCTCGTGATCACCAGCAGCCCGGCCCTGCTGGACGCGGCCGACCGCGTCCTCGTCCTGGACGACGGCGTCGTCACCGCCGAGGACACCCACCGCAACCTCCTCGCGACGGACGAGGCCTACTGCCGGTCCGTGGCCCGCTGA
- a CDS encoding alpha/beta hydrolase-fold protein: protein MRLTDPVSGRGAGTEHAFAAYGLPGAPGTEAFWAAARTPVSVPADGGGWSTLFLWRGAAASIGFESWSGPVPLRRWGGTDCWYAEVRMPARLRVSYQLLVEGAAHADPFNPAGAGGDRSIAATPDAPAQPHWPVIGAADVLPLPRARVRWSSERLGGRRTVRVHPAGGGGPVVLLLDGDDWLYLHPAMTAFDSAVAGGEMPPVTLVFLPVRDREAEFGCRPALWEAVRDELLPLVARTGLPADGDRLVVAGQSLGGLSALYAALEFPGLVSRVACQSGSFWWAPGASDRADPPGGPAGGALAARLRERPAPSGLRIAFDVGEHETRMLPHCEQVETLTAQAGATVRVSRSPSGHDRAGWRHALLRDVAWALG, encoded by the coding sequence ATGCGCCTGACCGACCCCGTCTCCGGCCGCGGAGCCGGTACGGAGCACGCCTTCGCCGCATACGGACTGCCCGGCGCACCCGGCACCGAAGCCTTCTGGGCGGCAGCCCGGACCCCGGTGTCGGTTCCCGCCGACGGCGGGGGCTGGTCGACCCTGTTCCTGTGGCGCGGCGCGGCGGCGAGCATCGGCTTCGAGAGCTGGTCCGGGCCGGTGCCCCTGCGCCGGTGGGGCGGCACGGACTGCTGGTACGCCGAGGTCCGCATGCCCGCGCGGCTGCGCGTGAGCTACCAGCTCCTCGTCGAAGGGGCCGCGCACGCCGACCCGTTCAACCCGGCCGGGGCGGGCGGCGACCGGTCCATCGCAGCGACCCCGGACGCGCCGGCCCAGCCGCACTGGCCCGTCATCGGCGCCGCGGACGTGCTGCCCCTCCCCCGGGCCCGGGTCCGCTGGAGCAGCGAGCGGCTCGGCGGGCGGCGCACCGTACGGGTCCACCCCGCGGGCGGCGGCGGACCGGTGGTCCTGCTGCTGGACGGGGACGACTGGCTGTACCTGCACCCGGCCATGACCGCGTTCGACTCGGCCGTCGCCGGCGGCGAGATGCCGCCCGTCACCCTCGTCTTCCTGCCGGTCCGCGACCGGGAGGCCGAGTTCGGGTGCCGGCCCGCGCTGTGGGAGGCGGTACGGGACGAACTGCTGCCGCTGGTGGCACGGACCGGCCTGCCGGCGGACGGGGACCGGCTGGTCGTCGCCGGGCAGAGCCTCGGGGGGCTCAGCGCCCTGTACGCGGCGCTGGAGTTCCCCGGCCTGGTGTCCCGGGTGGCCTGCCAGTCGGGCTCGTTCTGGTGGGCCCCCGGGGCATCGGACCGTGCGGACCCCCCCGGCGGCCCGGCCGGCGGCGCCCTCGCCGCGCGGCTGCGGGAGCGCCCCGCCCCGTCCGGCCTGCGGATCGCCTTCGACGTGGGGGAACACGAGACCCGGATGCTCCCCCACTGCGAACAGGTCGAGACCCTGACCGCGCAGGCCGGCGCGACCGTCCGGGTCTCCCGCTCCCCCTCGGGCCACGACCGGGCGGGCTGGCGCCACGCCCTGCTCCGCGACGTGGCCTGGGCACTCGGCTAG
- a CDS encoding MbtH family protein: protein MTTNPFDDPEGRFLVLANEEGQHSLWPSFAAVPGGWTVVFDENTREACLDFVEANWTDLRPRSLARSTDA, encoded by the coding sequence GTGACCACCAACCCGTTCGACGACCCCGAAGGCCGCTTCCTCGTCCTCGCGAACGAGGAGGGGCAGCACTCCCTCTGGCCGTCCTTCGCCGCGGTGCCCGGAGGGTGGACGGTCGTCTTCGACGAGAACACCCGAGAGGCGTGCCTGGACTTCGTCGAGGCCAACTGGACCGACCTGCGGCCCCGTTCCCTCGCCCGGTCGACGGACGCCTGA
- a CDS encoding amidohydrolase, with the protein MLCTKLTNARFLTMDPDHPVARQLGIWQGRIVGLDEAVAALPAREVIDLQGATVLPGFIDAHVHLPWTGFKQNTASIAGRTRIDDALAAVARAVARKNTPGAWVNIVGYDQRALGRHLTAADLDSVSQGHKLYVLHDSGHGCVVNTAVLDLLPADVPHENGFLAEGAMGAARALRLPYSQEELTEAIGRAARTCLAEGVTACAEAGIGGALFGHSPVELGAYQHAREKGLLPLRVQLMVSADRLRTVEAHESDGIPKALDLGLRTGFGDDRLSVGALKIFTDGGMMARTAALSAPYEGLDHGGRLQDDPEVLARSIVDGHLAGWQLAVHAIGDRAADVALDALERAQRLRPRPGARHRIEHAGLIRPDQLPRIARLGVSAVVQPNFLRYFGDDYATVMGAERAPWLYRGRAFLDHGVTLVGSSDRPVTDGSPLRAVQFMVERASESGRLIGPDEGITVDEALYAYTVAGAYACHWEDSAGSLTPGKRADLVVLGDDPRSVEVSRIGGIEVAATYVDGRESGKPAA; encoded by the coding sequence ATGCTCTGCACCAAGCTGACCAACGCCCGCTTCCTCACCATGGATCCGGACCATCCGGTCGCCCGCCAACTGGGCATCTGGCAGGGCCGAATCGTCGGCCTCGACGAGGCCGTTGCCGCCCTGCCCGCCCGCGAGGTGATCGACCTCCAGGGCGCCACCGTGCTGCCCGGCTTCATCGACGCCCACGTGCACCTGCCCTGGACCGGCTTCAAGCAGAACACCGCCAGCATCGCGGGCCGCACGCGGATCGACGACGCGCTCGCCGCCGTGGCGCGGGCCGTCGCCCGCAAGAACACGCCCGGCGCCTGGGTGAACATCGTCGGCTACGACCAGCGGGCGCTGGGCCGCCACCTCACCGCCGCCGACCTGGACAGCGTGAGCCAGGGGCACAAGCTGTACGTCCTGCACGACTCCGGGCACGGCTGCGTCGTCAACACCGCCGTCCTCGATCTGCTCCCCGCCGACGTGCCGCACGAGAACGGCTTCCTCGCCGAGGGCGCGATGGGCGCCGCCCGCGCCCTGCGACTGCCCTACTCCCAGGAGGAGCTGACCGAGGCGATCGGCCGCGCCGCCCGGACCTGCCTGGCCGAGGGCGTCACCGCCTGCGCCGAGGCGGGCATCGGGGGCGCCCTCTTCGGCCACAGCCCGGTCGAGCTGGGCGCCTACCAACACGCCCGCGAGAAAGGCCTGCTGCCGCTGCGGGTGCAGCTCATGGTCTCCGCGGACCGGCTGCGTACGGTCGAGGCCCACGAGTCCGATGGCATCCCCAAGGCCCTCGACCTCGGCCTGCGCACCGGCTTCGGCGACGACCGGCTCTCCGTCGGGGCGCTGAAGATCTTCACCGACGGCGGCATGATGGCCCGTACCGCGGCCCTCAGCGCCCCGTACGAGGGACTCGACCACGGCGGCCGGTTGCAGGACGACCCCGAGGTGCTCGCGCGGTCGATCGTGGACGGCCACCTCGCCGGCTGGCAGCTCGCCGTGCACGCCATCGGCGACCGCGCCGCCGACGTGGCCCTGGACGCCCTGGAACGGGCCCAGCGCCTGCGACCCCGTCCGGGCGCCCGGCACCGCATCGAGCACGCCGGCCTGATCCGCCCCGACCAGCTGCCGCGCATCGCCCGGCTGGGCGTCAGCGCGGTCGTCCAGCCCAACTTCCTGCGCTACTTCGGCGACGACTACGCGACGGTCATGGGCGCGGAGCGGGCGCCGTGGCTGTACCGCGGCCGGGCGTTCCTCGACCACGGCGTCACCCTGGTCGGCAGCTCAGACCGGCCGGTGACGGACGGCTCGCCGCTGCGGGCCGTCCAGTTCATGGTGGAGCGGGCCTCCGAGTCCGGCCGGCTGATCGGCCCGGACGAGGGCATCACCGTCGACGAGGCCCTGTACGCCTACACCGTCGCCGGGGCCTACGCGTGCCACTGGGAGGACAGCGCGGGCAGCCTCACCCCCGGCAAGCGGGCCGACCTGGTCGTGCTCGGCGACGACCCGCGGAGCGTCGAGGTCTCGCGCATCGGCGGCATCGAGGTGGCGGCCACGTACGTCGACGGCCGCGAGAGCGGAAAGCCGGCCGCGTAG
- a CDS encoding lysine N(6)-hydroxylase/L-ornithine N(5)-oxygenase family protein has translation MSAPHASSTPGDALPDSRDLVGIGFGPANLALAIAIREHNGRRASGEEIRASFIERQEDFGWHQGMLLEGATMQVSFLKDLVTMRNPGSPFSFLHYLQERDRLADFINQKTFFPTRLEFHDYFRWCASSFAGQVDYGTEAVEVRPAGSADAADHLDVITRPASGTGHRRTTRTRNLVLGTGLRPHVPDGISTGPRIWHNRDLLHRAPGLTVRPHRRFVVVGAGQSAAETADHLHRTFPDAEVCAVFTRYGYSPADDSPFANRIFDPAAVDEFFQAPEEVKQQLIGYHANTNYAVVDGDLIEHLYRTVYQEKVAGTERLRVLNTTTLASVEELPDGARAVVRSLTTGETLTLDCDAVVLATGYRPTDPADLLGDLAGECLTDGQGRLRVGRDHRVETTDRIRAGIYVQGAAVEHTHGITASLLSTLAVRSGEICDSLLLRVAEREVQNAMAARAAAADGVPAHH, from the coding sequence ATGTCCGCACCGCACGCGAGCTCCACACCCGGGGACGCTCTCCCGGACAGCAGGGATCTGGTGGGAATCGGCTTCGGGCCGGCCAATCTCGCCCTGGCGATAGCGATCCGGGAGCACAACGGCCGACGAGCCTCCGGCGAGGAGATCCGGGCCTCCTTCATCGAGCGCCAGGAGGACTTCGGCTGGCACCAGGGCATGCTCCTCGAAGGAGCCACCATGCAGGTGTCCTTCCTCAAGGACCTGGTGACGATGCGCAATCCGGGAAGCCCCTTCAGCTTCCTGCACTACCTGCAGGAACGGGACCGGCTGGCCGATTTCATCAACCAGAAGACCTTCTTCCCCACCCGCCTCGAGTTCCACGACTACTTCCGCTGGTGCGCCTCCTCCTTCGCCGGGCAGGTCGACTACGGCACCGAGGCCGTCGAGGTGCGACCGGCCGGGTCCGCGGACGCCGCGGACCACCTGGACGTCATCACCCGGCCGGCCTCCGGGACGGGGCATCGGCGCACCACCCGCACCCGCAACCTCGTCCTCGGAACCGGGCTGCGCCCCCACGTCCCGGACGGCATCAGCACCGGCCCCCGCATCTGGCACAACCGCGACCTGCTGCACCGCGCGCCAGGACTGACCGTCCGGCCGCACCGCCGCTTCGTCGTCGTCGGCGCCGGCCAGTCGGCCGCGGAGACCGCCGACCACCTGCACCGCACGTTCCCCGACGCCGAGGTCTGCGCGGTGTTCACCCGCTACGGGTACAGCCCCGCCGACGACAGCCCGTTCGCCAACCGGATCTTCGACCCGGCCGCCGTGGACGAGTTCTTCCAGGCCCCGGAGGAGGTCAAGCAGCAGCTGATCGGCTACCACGCCAACACCAACTACGCGGTGGTGGACGGCGATCTGATCGAGCACCTGTACCGGACCGTCTACCAGGAGAAGGTGGCGGGCACCGAGCGGCTGCGCGTCCTCAACACCACCACCCTCGCCTCCGTGGAGGAACTCCCCGACGGGGCACGGGCGGTGGTGCGCTCCCTCACCACGGGCGAGACGCTCACCCTCGACTGCGACGCGGTGGTCCTGGCCACCGGGTACCGGCCCACCGATCCGGCGGACCTGCTCGGCGACCTGGCCGGGGAGTGCCTCACGGACGGGCAGGGACGGCTGCGCGTCGGCCGCGACCACCGGGTCGAGACCACCGACCGCATCCGGGCCGGCATCTACGTCCAGGGCGCCGCCGTCGAGCACACCCACGGCATCACCGCCTCCCTGCTGTCCACGCTGGCCGTACGCTCCGGGGAGATCTGCGACTCCCTGCTGCTGCGCGTCGCCGAGCGCGAGGTGCAGAACGCCATGGCGGCCAGGGCGGCGGCCGCCGACGGTGTGCCCGCACACCACTGA
- a CDS encoding AfsR/SARP family transcriptional regulator, protein MSIAHGPETVVLKPSKPTSLLAALLLHPGTVVSTAYLMRAVWDEEPPATARAALQTCVLRLRRLFAKYGISATTIEAVPGGYRMHNDTETLDLVLFRTLTAQAGAAAGPGEELYRLREALSLWQGQPLANVASRMLQQDAVPALEQERLRVLERVCDLELAAGNCHQVLVDLYESARRHPVRERFTEQLIEALYRTGRQTEALAEYRTVRDRLRDELGIDPGPGLRRLELAILRAEDLAPAPPGAARAATPGKVPALPAGAAAPARAARPAGAARAVLPVPAFAGRESDRRAMAARLTAADGPRLVVVSGAPGIGKSALARQTAHEVRESFPGGVFALQLARPDGSAVAVEEAAGLLPEPGPDRRLIVLDGAVGAWQVLALLPAVEDASVLVTSRRGLAAVVATHGGAVHRLDVLRSAEAYALLAGLVGTERIAAEPAAARELARVCGHFPLALRIAAGRLLTRPGLSVADCAAWLAEDPPARLALAEEARLSVPDVLGQALDALPPELREAFLRLGAHAADEDVSARESESVLEQLVEAGLLEDGPPGPYRLHDFLRIYARWHVRTHATAAAAALH, encoded by the coding sequence TTGAGCATTGCGCACGGCCCTGAAACCGTTGTTCTCAAACCGTCCAAGCCGACCAGTCTTCTCGCCGCACTTCTGCTGCATCCCGGCACGGTGGTGTCCACCGCCTACCTGATGCGCGCCGTATGGGACGAAGAACCGCCCGCCACGGCCCGGGCCGCACTGCAGACGTGTGTCCTCAGGCTGCGACGGCTTTTCGCCAAGTACGGCATATCCGCGACCACCATCGAGGCAGTTCCGGGCGGTTACCGGATGCACAACGACACCGAGACCCTCGACCTCGTGCTGTTCCGGACGCTCACGGCCCAGGCCGGGGCGGCGGCCGGCCCCGGGGAGGAGCTCTACCGGCTCCGGGAGGCGCTGTCGCTCTGGCAGGGGCAGCCCCTCGCCAACGTGGCCTCGCGCATGCTCCAGCAGGACGCGGTGCCCGCGCTCGAACAGGAGCGGCTGCGGGTGCTGGAGCGCGTCTGCGACCTCGAACTGGCCGCCGGGAACTGCCACCAGGTCCTGGTCGACCTGTACGAGAGCGCCCGCCGGCACCCGGTGCGCGAACGCTTCACCGAGCAGCTCATCGAGGCGCTCTACCGCACCGGACGGCAGACCGAGGCACTCGCCGAGTACCGCACCGTCCGCGACCGGCTGCGCGACGAGCTCGGCATCGACCCGGGCCCGGGCCTGCGCCGTCTGGAACTCGCCATCCTGCGCGCCGAGGACCTCGCGCCCGCCCCGCCCGGAGCCGCGCGGGCGGCGACCCCGGGCAAGGTCCCCGCGCTGCCCGCCGGCGCGGCCGCCCCCGCCCGGGCGGCCCGGCCGGCCGGGGCGGCCCGGGCGGTGCTGCCCGTCCCCGCCTTCGCCGGGCGCGAGAGCGACCGCAGGGCCATGGCCGCACGGCTCACCGCCGCCGACGGACCGCGCCTGGTCGTCGTCTCGGGGGCGCCGGGCATCGGAAAGTCGGCGCTGGCCCGCCAGACCGCCCACGAGGTGCGGGAGTCCTTCCCCGGCGGGGTGTTCGCCCTCCAGCTGGCCCGGCCGGACGGGTCCGCGGTCGCCGTCGAGGAGGCGGCCGGGCTGCTGCCGGAGCCCGGCCCCGACCGACGGCTCATCGTCCTGGACGGCGCGGTCGGCGCCTGGCAGGTACTGGCGCTGCTGCCCGCCGTGGAGGACGCCTCCGTCCTCGTCACCAGCAGGCGCGGCCTGGCGGCGGTGGTCGCCACGCACGGCGGCGCCGTGCACCGGCTCGACGTACTGCGGTCGGCCGAGGCGTACGCGCTGCTCGCCGGGCTCGTGGGCACCGAGCGGATCGCGGCCGAGCCCGCCGCGGCCCGGGAACTGGCCCGCGTGTGCGGCCACTTCCCGCTCGCCCTGCGGATCGCCGCCGGACGGCTGCTGACCCGGCCCGGCCTGTCGGTCGCGGACTGTGCGGCCTGGCTCGCGGAGGATCCCCCCGCGCGCCTCGCCCTCGCGGAGGAGGCCCGGCTCTCGGTGCCCGACGTACTGGGGCAGGCGCTCGACGCGCTACCCCCGGAGCTGAGGGAGGCGTTCCTGCGGCTGGGCGCACACGCCGCTGACGAGGACGTGTCGGCGCGGGAGAGCGAGTCCGTACTCGAACAGCTCGTGGAAGCGGGGCTGCTGGAGGACGGGCCGCCCGGTCCCTACCGCCTCCACGACTTCCTCCGCATCTACGCGCGTTGGCACGTCCGCACGCACGCGACGGCCGCCGCGGCCGCGCTGCACTGA
- a CDS encoding TOMM precursor leader peptide-binding protein translates to MAHASYQAVAATRPRIRRDVLFTETPDGVLFHNADGGFRLTAKSAYRFATVIVPHLTGEHTVADLCRGLGEPQRTMVGELVRTLYERDFARPVTTPGGPAAGQPEPTPDVARRYAPQIAYADHYSDDAEARFLRFRETRVAVLGEDDVARWCASSLIRNGCATVGVIPGPGTPELDAEAAEAVADGCPVELRTLPSAPGQEPSWSDLADYDLVVVTGGRSAPARLLPLLRAGIPAGRTLLPAWTYGADAVIGPLMTPGTPGCWACAALRLGAAAGRDTAAAAELWSALALPGSPAPAGPEPGRPLAAMIGNLLGYEVFRATSGALPAETAGQVIVQDTASLDVTAEPLLAHPRCPFCAPVEEAAREQVAPVDLSAAGTCGAPALPTLETAREADALVEELNRRSALVRPLTGVFTRYADEPLTQLPLKLSVVEFGAGHAGPRAIAAFDVHHVAGARMRALDAAALVYAEHVVPVRGVSDRTGESVAESSLTVASGLPGTAAAWQQAVSIVTKEPALVPAGAVRPFGPYNGDRLFERTRAGSGAGPSPADAAAAGLLSALAHDALLRAVRGTAAARVHLTDRTPDAELAFLVRSAERLGLAVELLDLGEGARSGVQVLLARAGERWAVGAALDRQTATVAALRDLLGAVQYEQDAAATGGPADIGDPLLPDLDARTLTVSAGAPPADPGPQDAGPAAAGWSEVLERLRAAGRDAYLVPTGSADLASAGLYTARVLLTTDQEPGDDH, encoded by the coding sequence ATGGCCCACGCCAGTTATCAAGCCGTTGCCGCGACCCGTCCCCGGATCCGCAGGGACGTGCTGTTCACCGAGACGCCGGACGGCGTGCTGTTCCACAACGCGGACGGCGGCTTCCGCCTCACGGCCAAGTCCGCGTACCGCTTCGCCACGGTGATCGTCCCCCACCTCACCGGCGAGCACACGGTCGCCGACCTGTGCCGCGGCCTCGGCGAACCGCAGCGGACCATGGTCGGCGAACTCGTCCGCACCCTGTACGAGCGGGACTTCGCCCGGCCCGTCACCACCCCCGGCGGACCCGCCGCCGGGCAGCCGGAGCCCACCCCGGACGTGGCCCGCCGCTACGCCCCGCAGATCGCCTACGCGGATCACTACTCCGACGACGCCGAGGCCCGGTTCCTGCGCTTCCGGGAGACCCGGGTGGCCGTGCTCGGCGAGGACGACGTGGCCCGCTGGTGCGCGTCGAGCCTGATACGCAACGGCTGCGCGACCGTCGGTGTGATACCCGGCCCCGGCACCCCGGAGCTCGACGCGGAGGCGGCCGAAGCCGTCGCCGACGGCTGTCCGGTCGAGCTGCGCACCCTGCCGTCGGCCCCCGGGCAGGAGCCCTCCTGGTCCGACCTGGCCGACTACGACCTCGTGGTCGTCACCGGCGGCCGGAGCGCGCCCGCCCGGCTGCTGCCGCTGCTGCGCGCGGGGATCCCCGCCGGCCGCACCCTGCTGCCGGCCTGGACGTACGGCGCCGACGCCGTGATCGGCCCCCTGATGACGCCCGGCACCCCCGGCTGCTGGGCCTGCGCCGCGCTCCGGCTCGGCGCGGCCGCCGGCCGGGACACCGCCGCCGCGGCCGAGCTGTGGAGCGCGCTGGCCCTGCCCGGCAGCCCCGCGCCGGCCGGCCCCGAGCCGGGGCGGCCGCTGGCCGCGATGATCGGCAACCTCCTCGGGTACGAGGTCTTCCGCGCCACCTCGGGAGCCCTGCCCGCCGAGACCGCGGGCCAGGTGATCGTGCAGGACACGGCCTCGCTGGACGTCACGGCGGAGCCCCTCCTCGCGCACCCGCGGTGCCCGTTCTGCGCCCCGGTCGAGGAAGCGGCACGGGAGCAGGTGGCGCCGGTGGACCTCTCCGCGGCGGGCACCTGCGGGGCGCCCGCGCTGCCCACCCTGGAGACGGCGCGCGAAGCGGACGCCCTCGTCGAGGAGTTGAACCGGCGCTCCGCGCTCGTCCGTCCGCTCACCGGCGTCTTCACCCGCTACGCGGACGAGCCGCTCACCCAGCTCCCGCTCAAGCTGAGCGTGGTCGAGTTCGGCGCCGGCCACGCCGGCCCCCGCGCGATCGCCGCCTTCGACGTCCACCACGTCGCCGGCGCGCGGATGCGGGCCCTGGACGCCGCGGCCCTGGTCTACGCCGAGCACGTGGTCCCCGTACGAGGAGTGTCGGACCGGACCGGGGAGTCGGTCGCGGAGAGCTCCCTGACCGTCGCCTCCGGCCTGCCGGGGACGGCCGCCGCCTGGCAGCAGGCCGTCTCAATCGTCACGAAGGAGCCCGCGCTGGTTCCCGCGGGCGCGGTCCGCCCCTTCGGCCCGTACAACGGCGACCGGCTCTTCGAGCGCACCCGCGCGGGCTCCGGCGCCGGACCCTCGCCCGCCGACGCCGCCGCCGCGGGCCTGCTGTCCGCCCTGGCCCACGACGCCCTGCTGCGGGCCGTACGCGGGACCGCGGCCGCACGCGTACACCTGACGGACCGGACGCCCGATGCCGAACTCGCCTTCCTCGTGCGGTCGGCGGAGCGTCTCGGGCTCGCCGTCGAACTGCTCGACCTCGGCGAGGGCGCGCGGTCCGGAGTCCAGGTGCTGCTCGCCCGGGCGGGGGAGCGCTGGGCCGTGGGCGCCGCACTGGACCGGCAGACGGCCACGGTGGCCGCGCTGCGCGACCTGCTGGGCGCCGTGCAGTACGAGCAGGACGCAGCCGCCACCGGCGGACCGGCCGACATCGGCGATCCCCTGCTGCCGGACCTCGACGCCCGCACGCTGACGGTGTCCGCCGGCGCCCCGCCCGCGGACCCGGGCCCGCAGGACGCCGGCCCGGCCGCCGCCGGCTGGTCCGAGGTGCTGGAGCGGCTGCGGGCGGCGGGCCGGGACGCCTACCTCGTCCCGACCGGGTCCGCCGACCTGGCCTCGGCCGGCCTGTACACCGCCAGAGTGCTCCTCACCACCGACCAGGAGCCGGGCGATGACCACTGA